From Arcobacter sp. CECT 8983, the proteins below share one genomic window:
- a CDS encoding NCS2 family permease codes for MFMFKLNEHKTNVFTEFSAGFTTFLTMMYIVPVNGFILADAGLPMEAVITATALITILATLFSGLWSNTPIAMSVGMGLNAYFSYGLVLGMKIPWQTALGIVFLSGILFVILSFTNFRVWIMTSIPMNLRRAISAGIGTFIAFIGLKQMGMIVDNQATLVSLGDFSNSNVLLGVLGLVLSFAFYSYKVKGAFVLSIAITSIVAWISGLGNLPTEFFSAPASIAPIALELDIASALTLSLLPVIITFLITDMFDTLGTLTGVGTRAELFQENNKDDKSLQKTLEADAMATTAGSLLGVSTTTAFIESASGVEAGGRTGLTAVFTAAFFVCTLFMLPLFKSIPGNAIYPVLVVVGVLMFTELGKINFEETDLATSAGAFFIVVLMPLTFSITNGIAAGFIVYTIIKLAKNQYKDLNLGILVITFISLLAFIL; via the coding sequence ATATTTATGTTTAAGCTAAACGAACATAAAACAAATGTTTTTACTGAATTTTCTGCTGGATTTACAACATTTTTAACAATGATGTATATTGTTCCTGTAAATGGTTTTATTTTAGCCGATGCAGGACTTCCAATGGAAGCAGTAATCACAGCAACTGCGTTAATTACTATTTTAGCAACACTATTTAGTGGTTTATGGTCTAATACTCCAATTGCTATGTCAGTTGGAATGGGATTAAATGCATACTTCTCTTATGGATTAGTATTAGGAATGAAAATACCTTGGCAAACAGCACTTGGAATTGTTTTTCTTTCTGGTATTTTATTTGTGATTCTATCTTTTACGAACTTTAGAGTTTGGATTATGACTTCTATTCCTATGAATCTAAGACGTGCAATTTCTGCTGGTATTGGTACTTTTATTGCCTTTATTGGTTTAAAACAAATGGGTATGATTGTTGATAATCAAGCTACATTAGTTTCACTTGGTGATTTTTCTAACTCTAATGTTTTACTTGGAGTTTTAGGATTAGTATTATCTTTTGCTTTTTACTCTTATAAAGTTAAAGGGGCATTTGTACTTTCTATAGCAATTACATCTATTGTTGCCTGGATATCAGGTTTAGGTAATTTACCAACAGAGTTTTTTAGTGCTCCTGCATCTATTGCACCAATTGCACTTGAACTTGATATTGCTAGTGCATTAACTCTATCTTTACTTCCTGTAATCATTACATTTTTAATTACTGATATGTTCGATACATTAGGAACTTTAACTGGTGTTGGTACAAGAGCAGAATTATTCCAAGAAAATAATAAAGATGACAAATCTTTACAAAAAACTTTAGAAGCAGATGCAATGGCAACTACTGCTGGTTCTTTACTTGGTGTATCAACTACAACTGCATTTATTGAAAGTGCTTCTGGAGTTGAAGCAGGTGGAAGAACAGGTTTAACTGCTGTATTTACAGCTGCATTTTTTGTTTGTACTCTTTTTATGTTACCATTATTTAAATCAATTCCAGGAAATGCAATTTATCCTGTTTTAGTTGTTGTTGGAGTATTAATGTTTACAGAGTTAGGAAAAATCAACTTTGAAGAAACTGATTTAGCAACAAGTGCAGGTGCATTTTTTATTGTAGTTTTAATGCCATTAACTTTTTCAATTACAAATGGTATTGCTGCAGGATTCATAGTATATACAATTATTAAACTAGCTAAGAATCAATACAAAGATTTAAACTTAGGAATTCTAGTAATTACATTCATAAGTTTATTAGCATTTATTTTATAA
- a CDS encoding phosphoribosyltransferase → MEKYYYGYEEFRDDTQALVDKCRGFEPDVLLAVARGGLTLAHLMAQAMDMRNLYALNSIHYEGELKLDTFNIFNIPDVSHAKRVLIIDDIVDSGETMREILKVLHEKFPKVEFKLATIFRKETAVLQPDYSVKEADKWIDFFWEVDVK, encoded by the coding sequence TTGGAAAAATATTATTACGGTTACGAAGAGTTTAGAGATGACACACAAGCTTTAGTTGATAAGTGTAGAGGTTTTGAACCAGATGTTCTTTTAGCAGTTGCAAGAGGTGGTTTAACTTTAGCACATCTAATGGCACAAGCAATGGATATGAGAAATTTATATGCATTAAATTCTATTCACTATGAAGGTGAATTAAAACTTGATACATTTAATATTTTCAATATTCCTGATGTATCTCATGCAAAAAGAGTACTAATTATTGATGATATTGTTGACTCTGGTGAAACAATGAGAGAAATTTTAAAAGTATTACATGAAAAATTTCCTAAAGTTGAGTTCAAATTAGCAACAATCTTTAGAAAAGAAACAGCGGTTTTACAACCTGACTATTCTGTAAAAGAAGCTGATAAATGGATTGACTTCTTCTGGGAAGTTGACGTTAAGTAA
- a CDS encoding DUF423 domain-containing protein produces MNINKNVRFFLTISSIMMALAIAIGAFGAHGLKAIVSAQLLVTYNTGVEYHFYNTLGLFAATFMMYLKPDSKGVKIAAWLILVGMIIFSFSLYTLVLLNMPILGAITPIGGTLLIIAWIILAISFYKEK; encoded by the coding sequence ATGAATATAAATAAAAATGTTAGATTTTTTCTAACTATTTCTTCTATCATGATGGCACTTGCCATTGCAATTGGGGCTTTTGGAGCACATGGTTTAAAAGCAATTGTTTCAGCACAGTTATTAGTAACGTATAATACTGGTGTTGAATATCATTTTTATAACACCTTAGGACTTTTTGCAGCAACATTTATGATGTATTTAAAGCCAGATTCAAAGGGTGTAAAAATAGCAGCTTGGCTTATTTTAGTAGGAATGATAATTTTTTCATTTTCATTATATACTTTAGTTTTATTAAATATGCCAATATTAGGTGCAATCACTCCTATTGGAGGAACACTTCTAATTATTGCATGGATTATTTTAGCAATTTCATTTTATAAGGAAAAATAG
- a CDS encoding ion transporter produces the protein MNVIDRIEHIRDARWFSNLTTFIILAYASVLGFKTIDEVETNYAIFLQFADIFVTIYFIFEIAIKMVAEKKLINFFKSGWNVFDFTIVVITLLPLEQSGFAAIARMLRVFRVLRLFTARPELKAIIDMLIKAIPSIIDIVILMFIIFYIYAIIGNFYFQDLPSGLWKDFLVSMLTLFRVLTFEDWTDVMYEAMEVYPMAWIYFVSFVIIAAFVFFNLFVAVIIGEMQKIQEADFHEEVHEDSKKLDVLLEEIKTLRQEVQDLKKKE, from the coding sequence ATGAACGTAATTGATAGAATTGAGCATATAAGAGATGCAAGATGGTTTTCTAACCTTACAACTTTTATTATTTTAGCATATGCTTCAGTTTTAGGATTTAAAACAATAGATGAAGTAGAGACTAATTATGCGATATTTTTACAGTTTGCAGATATTTTTGTAACTATATATTTTATATTTGAAATAGCCATAAAAATGGTAGCAGAAAAGAAGTTAATAAACTTTTTCAAATCTGGATGGAATGTTTTTGATTTTACTATTGTTGTTATTACTCTTTTACCACTAGAACAATCAGGTTTTGCAGCAATTGCAAGGATGTTGAGAGTATTTAGAGTATTAAGACTATTTACTGCACGTCCTGAGTTAAAAGCAATTATTGATATGCTAATTAAGGCTATTCCTTCAATTATTGATATTGTGATTTTAATGTTTATTATTTTTTATATTTATGCAATTATTGGGAATTTTTACTTCCAAGATTTACCATCTGGATTATGGAAAGACTTCTTAGTGTCTATGCTTACACTATTTAGAGTTCTTACCTTTGAAGATTGGACAGATGTAATGTATGAAGCAATGGAAGTTTATCCAATGGCTTGGATTTATTTTGTATCTTTCGTTATTATTGCGGCATTTGTATTTTTTAACCTTTTTGTTGCTGTTATCATTGGTGAAATGCAAAAAATTCAAGAAGCAGATTTCCACGAGGAAGTACATGAAGATAGTAAAAAATTAGATGTTTTATTAGAAGAGATTAAAACTTTAAGACAAGAGGTTCAAGACCTAAAGAAGAAAGAGTAG
- a CDS encoding GDP-L-fucose synthase has product MKKTVSILGAGWLGHPLALSLKENYKVKVSVRIKEKKEAFEKEGLFPFVLNETSLENLDELLDTNYLFINFPPSKFQDFKGFLEKIYSHKKIETIEKIIFISSTSIYPDEEKTFTEDEVFTNAKSQKIYDIEKLIEGKTDLIFRCAGLMGANRVSGRYFAGKELDSEDVKVNYVHLDDVIRATKFALEKDLKGIYNLCSYEHPTRKEIYFKNASKFGFAKPVFKNKKEYKQRLIDGSKIEKEGFRYKYPNPLEYEY; this is encoded by the coding sequence ATGAAAAAAACAGTTTCAATATTGGGAGCAGGGTGGCTAGGTCACCCTTTGGCATTAAGTTTAAAAGAAAATTACAAAGTAAAAGTTTCTGTTAGAATAAAAGAAAAAAAAGAAGCTTTTGAAAAAGAAGGTTTATTTCCTTTTGTATTAAATGAAACCTCATTAGAAAATTTAGATGAACTTTTAGATACAAACTATTTGTTTATAAATTTTCCTCCATCAAAGTTTCAAGATTTTAAAGGTTTTTTAGAAAAAATATATTCCCATAAAAAAATTGAAACTATAGAAAAAATTATTTTTATTAGTTCAACTTCTATTTATCCAGATGAAGAAAAAACTTTTACTGAAGATGAAGTATTTACAAATGCTAAATCACAAAAAATTTATGATATAGAAAAATTAATCGAAGGCAAAACAGATCTTATTTTTAGATGTGCAGGACTTATGGGAGCAAATAGAGTTTCTGGACGATATTTTGCAGGAAAAGAGCTTGATAGTGAAGATGTAAAAGTAAATTATGTTCATCTTGATGATGTAATAAGAGCAACTAAATTTGCTTTAGAAAAGGACTTAAAAGGTATTTATAATCTTTGTAGCTATGAACATCCAACTAGAAAAGAGATATATTTTAAAAATGCCTCAAAATTTGGTTTTGCTAAACCTGTATTTAAAAATAAAAAAGAGTATAAACAAAGATTAATAGATGGAAGTAAAATTGAAAAAGAAGGATTTAGATATAAATATCCAAACCCTTTAGAGTATGAGTACTAA
- the upp gene encoding uracil phosphoribosyltransferase: protein MYKESSNVVVKHLVNRLRDVRTASNEFRLTIEEISRIIAAEALEDFETITTNIETWQGSLDVQMLEVQKLVLVPILRAGEPMLTGILRTLPYAKSGFLAMKRDEETALSKLFYENIPNLEGRTVLLLDPMIATGGSLIDGIDYLKNKGAKRIISLNILGAPEGIEAVQSAHPDVDIYIAQIDERLDENKYIRPGLGDAGDRAFNTNR, encoded by the coding sequence ATGTATAAAGAAAGCTCAAATGTAGTTGTAAAACACTTAGTAAATAGACTAAGAGATGTTAGAACTGCTTCTAATGAATTTAGACTTACTATAGAAGAAATCTCAAGAATTATTGCTGCAGAAGCTTTAGAGGATTTTGAAACTATCACAACTAATATAGAAACTTGGCAAGGTTCATTAGATGTACAGATGTTAGAAGTACAAAAATTAGTTTTAGTTCCAATACTAAGAGCTGGAGAACCAATGTTAACAGGTATTTTAAGAACTTTACCTTATGCAAAAAGTGGTTTTTTAGCAATGAAAAGAGATGAAGAAACTGCCCTGTCTAAACTTTTTTATGAAAATATTCCAAATTTAGAGGGAAGAACTGTTTTATTATTAGATCCAATGATTGCTACTGGTGGTTCTTTAATTGATGGAATTGATTACTTAAAAAACAAAGGTGCAAAAAGAATTATCTCTTTAAATATTTTAGGGGCTCCTGAAGGAATTGAAGCAGTACAAAGTGCTCACCCAGATGTAGATATTTATATTGCACAAATTGATGAAAGACTTGATGAAAATAAATATATTAGACCAGGTTTAGGGGATGCAGGAGATAGAGCATTTAACACTAATCGTTAG
- a CDS encoding uracil-xanthine permease family protein, with protein MKPTDYNFRIKDSVLGIQFLFVAFGALVLVPILTGLDPNVALFTAGIGTLVFQFVNRGAIPPIFLASSFAFIAPIAHGVKTWGIAATMSGLVAAGLLYIVLSFLIRLKGDEFLHKLLPPVVVGPVIMSIGLILSPVAVNMAMGKTGDGAIELIAFDKAIVISMIALFTMVFISLLGKGIFKLIPILGGIIAGYIAALFYGVIDFSSVEKAAWFAVPSFTAPEFNWQAILFILPIAIAPAIEHIGDMLAISNVTKQDYLKKPGLKNTLLGDGLATSVASLFGGPPNTTYSEVTGAVTVTKAYNPAIMTWAAITAILLAFIGKLGGLLATIPVPVMGGIMLLLFGIIASIGISTLTRANIDFNCPRNLIIVSMILVFSIGGMTFNFGGVPFSGIGLGAITGIFLNLVLPQPRKEDHII; from the coding sequence ATGAAACCCACGGATTATAACTTTCGAATTAAAGACTCAGTCTTAGGTATTCAATTTCTGTTTGTTGCTTTTGGTGCACTTGTGTTAGTTCCTATTTTAACTGGACTTGACCCAAATGTTGCACTATTTACAGCAGGTATTGGTACTTTAGTTTTTCAATTTGTAAATAGAGGTGCAATTCCTCCTATTTTCTTAGCATCATCATTTGCATTTATTGCTCCAATCGCACATGGTGTAAAAACTTGGGGTATTGCAGCAACTATGTCAGGACTTGTAGCAGCAGGTTTATTATATATTGTTCTAAGTTTTTTAATTAGACTAAAAGGTGATGAGTTTTTACATAAACTTTTACCTCCTGTAGTTGTAGGACCTGTTATTATGTCTATTGGTCTTATTCTTTCTCCTGTTGCAGTAAACATGGCAATGGGAAAAACAGGTGATGGAGCAATTGAATTAATTGCCTTTGATAAAGCAATAGTTATTTCAATGATAGCGCTTTTTACAATGGTATTCATTTCTCTTTTAGGAAAAGGAATTTTTAAACTTATTCCTATTTTAGGTGGTATTATTGCAGGTTATATTGCAGCACTTTTTTATGGAGTAATTGATTTTTCTTCAGTGGAAAAAGCAGCTTGGTTTGCAGTTCCTAGTTTTACTGCACCAGAGTTTAATTGGCAAGCTATTTTATTTATTTTACCAATTGCAATTGCTCCTGCTATTGAGCACATTGGTGATATGTTAGCAATTTCAAATGTTACAAAACAAGATTATTTAAAAAAGCCAGGACTTAAAAATACACTTTTAGGTGATGGTTTAGCAACTTCAGTTGCTTCACTTTTTGGTGGACCACCAAATACTACTTATTCAGAAGTTACAGGTGCAGTTACTGTTACAAAAGCATATAATCCAGCAATTATGACTTGGGCAGCTATTACAGCTATTTTATTAGCTTTTATTGGTAAACTTGGTGGTTTATTAGCAACTATTCCAGTTCCAGTTATGGGTGGAATTATGCTTTTATTATTTGGTATTATTGCAAGTATTGGTATTTCTACATTAACAAGAGCAAATATTGATTTCAATTGTCCTAGAAATTTAATCATTGTATCAATGATTTTAGTATTTTCAATTGGTGGAATGACATTTAATTTTGGTGGAGTTCCTTTCTCAGGAATCGGTCTTGGTGCAATTACAGGTATTTTCTTAAATCTTGTTTTACCGCAACCACGAAAAGAAGATCACATTATATAG
- a CDS encoding YajQ family cyclic di-GMP-binding protein, which produces MAKEHSFDISAKLDMQEMKNAVIQAQKEIDNRYDFKGIEKEIDFNQGAKTLTLVSSSDNKIDAMYDILISKMNKRGLSINSLEELKKEDSSGANRRYVYSIVDSIKADEAKQIQVEIKKLKLKVKAVNQGDEIRVTAKNIDDLQTIMKHLKSLELKSPLVFDNFK; this is translated from the coding sequence ATGGCAAAAGAACATAGTTTTGATATCTCTGCTAAATTAGATATGCAAGAGATGAAAAATGCTGTAATTCAAGCACAAAAAGAGATAGATAATAGATATGACTTTAAAGGTATTGAAAAAGAAATCGATTTTAATCAAGGTGCAAAAACTTTAACACTTGTTAGTTCAAGTGATAATAAGATTGATGCAATGTATGACATCTTAATCTCAAAAATGAATAAAAGGGGATTATCTATTAACTCCTTAGAAGAACTAAAAAAAGAGGATAGCTCAGGTGCTAATAGAAGATATGTATATTCAATTGTAGATTCTATTAAAGCTGATGAAGCAAAACAAATTCAAGTTGAAATAAAAAAACTAAAGCTAAAAGTGAAAGCAGTAAATCAAGGTGACGAAATTAGAGTTACAGCAAAAAATATTGATGATTTACAAACAATTATGAAACATTTAAAATCATTAGAGCTAAAGTCTCCTTTAGTTTTTGATAACTTCAAATAG
- a CDS encoding PAS domain S-box protein has protein sequence MKNLNLESLKQITILYAEDDLVIQQQTAGILKNLVKKVYVANCGKEAVDIYNEKKVDIIITDITMPNITGIEFSKYIRKDNDEIPIIVMSAHNDSNILIEAIEIGISRFLLKPLNITDLIQVIAEFAENISNKNEKDSVTNLLEQYKSIVDIDSIVSKTDKDGIITYVNDRFIDISGYSRDELIGQPHNIIRHPDTPEKLFKKMWSTISEKKKVWQGVVQNLSKQGKSYYVRSTIKPILDINGEIIEYIAIRQDITPQERTRKFLQKQNVKKISNLNDALKSQEQYENVINKINIVSRFDLSGRITYVNDRFCKLIEYTKDELIGQTFKMIRHEKTNIETSRQMWKTIKNGKTWSGKLMNKSKTGKTFHLDAVISPIFNQNNEIIEFISVCHNITSIMELHKELEDTQREIIYRMGEIGETRSKETGNHVKRVAEYSKLLGKLCGLAQEDIDIIFMASPMHDIGKVGIPDSVLNKPGKLNAEEWEIMKEHSELGYNILKNSKREILKAAAIISYHHHEKWNGAGYPQGLKENEIHIFGRITAIADVFDALGSDRCYKKAWELDRILELFKEEKGKHFDPLLVDLFFDNLDEFLKIRDTYID, from the coding sequence GTGAAGAATTTAAATTTAGAATCTTTGAAGCAAATTACAATACTTTATGCAGAAGATGATCTTGTAATTCAGCAACAAACAGCAGGGATATTAAAAAATTTAGTAAAAAAAGTTTATGTTGCGAACTGTGGAAAAGAAGCAGTTGATATCTATAATGAAAAAAAAGTAGATATTATTATTACAGATATTACTATGCCTAATATAACAGGAATAGAGTTTTCAAAGTATATCAGAAAAGATAATGATGAAATACCTATTATAGTAATGAGTGCACACAATGATAGCAATATCTTAATTGAAGCAATTGAGATAGGAATTAGCAGATTTTTATTAAAACCTTTAAACATAACTGACTTAATACAAGTAATTGCAGAGTTTGCAGAAAATATTTCTAATAAAAATGAAAAAGATAGCGTTACAAACTTATTAGAACAATATAAAAGTATAGTTGATATTGATTCAATTGTTTCAAAAACCGATAAAGATGGAATAATTACTTATGTCAATGATAGATTTATTGATATTTCTGGTTATTCAAGGGATGAACTAATAGGGCAACCTCACAATATTATCAGACATCCTGATACTCCAGAAAAACTTTTTAAGAAGATGTGGTCAACAATTTCTGAGAAGAAAAAAGTATGGCAAGGAGTTGTTCAAAATCTTTCAAAACAAGGCAAATCTTATTATGTAAGGTCAACTATAAAACCAATATTAGATATAAATGGTGAAATTATAGAATATATTGCAATAAGACAAGATATTACACCCCAAGAAAGAACAAGAAAATTTCTACAAAAACAAAATGTTAAAAAGATTTCAAATTTAAATGATGCATTAAAAAGTCAAGAACAATATGAAAATGTCATAAATAAAATCAATATTGTTTCTAGGTTTGATTTGTCTGGAAGAATTACTTATGTTAATGATAGGTTTTGCAAATTAATTGAATATACAAAAGATGAACTTATTGGTCAAACTTTTAAAATGATTAGGCATGAAAAAACAAATATTGAAACTTCAAGACAGATGTGGAAGACTATAAAAAATGGTAAAACTTGGAGTGGAAAACTAATGAATAAGTCAAAAACAGGAAAGACTTTTCATTTAGATGCTGTAATTTCTCCTATTTTCAATCAAAACAATGAAATTATAGAGTTTATTTCTGTATGTCATAATATTACTTCAATAATGGAACTTCATAAAGAGTTAGAAGATACTCAAAGAGAGATTATATATAGAATGGGTGAAATTGGTGAAACTAGATCAAAAGAGACAGGAAACCATGTAAAAAGAGTTGCTGAATACTCAAAACTTCTAGGAAAACTATGTGGCTTAGCACAAGAGGATATTGATATTATTTTTATGGCTTCTCCTATGCATGATATAGGAAAAGTTGGTATTCCTGATAGTGTTTTAAATAAACCAGGAAAACTAAATGCAGAAGAATGGGAAATTATGAAAGAGCATAGTGAGCTTGGATATAATATTCTTAAAAATTCTAAAAGAGAAATTTTAAAAGCTGCTGCAATAATCTCTTATCACCACCATGAAAAATGGAATGGAGCTGGTTATCCACAAGGATTAAAAGAAAATGAAATTCATATCTTTGGAAGAATAACAGCAATAGCAGATGTTTTTGATGCCTTAGGTAGTGATAGATGTTATAAAAAAGCTTGGGAACTTGACAGAATCCTTGAACTATTTAAAGAGGAGAAAGGAAAACATTTTGATCCTTTATTAGTTGACTTATTCTTTGATAATTTAGATGAGTTCCTAAAAATAAGAGATACTTATATAGATTAG
- a CDS encoding response regulator transcription factor yields MKVLLLEDDPALNYLLNEHLCDKGFDVTSCTNGQDALEYLIDEVFAFALLDINTPIMTGIDVLKTIRTDYKNQTPVIILTAFQDIKHLKESFESGVDDYIKKPFDLEELDQRIKKLCKQFNLGNDSEIKISEEILFLPELCQIILNGKTKHLAQKERDILSYFCKHKNRVVSSEELLQNIWAYEDMPTDATIRVYIKNLRESLGKDKIQTIRGIGYKFE; encoded by the coding sequence TTGAAAGTTTTACTTCTAGAAGATGACCCAGCATTAAATTATTTACTAAATGAGCACCTTTGTGATAAAGGTTTTGATGTAACTTCATGTACAAATGGTCAAGATGCATTAGAATATTTAATAGACGAAGTATTTGCTTTTGCATTACTTGATATAAATACTCCTATTATGACTGGGATTGATGTCTTAAAAACAATTAGAACTGATTATAAAAATCAAACTCCTGTAATAATTTTAACAGCTTTTCAAGATATAAAACATTTAAAAGAGTCTTTTGAAAGTGGAGTTGATGATTATATTAAAAAACCTTTTGACTTAGAAGAATTAGACCAACGTATTAAGAAATTGTGTAAACAGTTTAATTTAGGAAATGACAGTGAAATTAAGATTAGTGAAGAGATACTATTTCTGCCAGAACTTTGTCAAATTATTTTAAATGGAAAAACAAAACATCTTGCACAAAAAGAGAGAGATATTTTAAGTTATTTTTGTAAACATAAAAATAGAGTTGTTTCAAGTGAAGAATTACTTCAAAATATTTGGGCATATGAAGACATGCCTACGGATGCAACAATTAGAGTTTATATTAAAAATCTAAGAGAATCTTTAGGTAAAGATAAAATCCAAACAATCAGAGGAATAGGGTATAAATTTGAATAA